The Methylomicrobium lacus LW14 genome window below encodes:
- a CDS encoding EAL domain-containing protein — protein MLLDSSHISRIAVSDNAKGGVIELLIVDDEKRARDSLRQVFELDGHKVAVAPSGRAAIDFLNKHPVELVLLDLNMPDLNGYDVLTHIADMMLNTQVIVISGEAGFVEARHALRYNFVHDFIKKPYEVKALKNTVAKAQKIIRLQDENQRILSRLHHSEQMHRFFVENSPDLIFLMDEEGNFTFLNKAAETLLGGSLAEMTGKHYSQVVYQEDWKKAEAVFKSNGLYHHPVTTQLRLQCQNGEGVKHVEITSMDINPHSIDLFSLAHGQANALPRVFGVIRNIHERKLVENDLCKLYHAMDNSPNLIFITNRNGIIEYTNRKITETTGYSSEEVIGKTPKIFSSGFSEDSYMILWDTISSGQVWRGVLKNRKKSGDLYWARESIAPVINSEGEITHYVSIQEDVTEALQLTERLSYQASHDALTQLINRQEFDRRLERVVVLTDSGMAQHALCYIDLDQFKIVNDTCCHAAGDELLRQISNLFSTVIRRSDTLARLGGDEFAILMENCPLEAALAVTDKIHQAVEQFQFFWQDKSFRIGVSIGLVMVDLCKGGADIHMKQADMACFTAKEAGRNRTHIYREDDKALVQHHGEMNWVVRINNALEQDLFCLYTQDIVPLGADEGEHCEILLRMKDKNGNIVTANAFLPAAERYQLATKIDRWVIRHVFDYFTEHRKRLERLSLCSINLSGASLSDPGLLGFIESEYVRTAMPPAKVCFEITETAAIANLTLATDFMNRLKEYGCKFSLDDFGSGLSSFAYLKHMPVDFLKIDGFFVKDIEHDSVDLAMVKSINDIGHVLGKKTIAEFVENQVILQTLTGLQVDYAQGYFTGKPKPLHEDQTARPDDL, from the coding sequence ATGCTTTTAGATTCAAGTCACATCTCTCGAATAGCCGTTTCAGACAACGCCAAGGGCGGAGTGATCGAACTCTTGATCGTCGATGATGAAAAGCGGGCGCGAGACAGTTTGCGCCAGGTTTTTGAGTTGGACGGGCATAAAGTGGCAGTGGCGCCCAGCGGCCGCGCGGCCATCGACTTTTTAAACAAGCATCCGGTGGAGCTGGTTTTGCTGGACCTGAACATGCCGGATTTAAACGGATATGATGTATTGACGCATATCGCGGACATGATGCTGAATACGCAAGTGATCGTGATCAGCGGCGAAGCCGGTTTTGTCGAGGCGCGGCATGCCCTGCGCTACAATTTTGTCCATGATTTCATTAAAAAACCTTATGAAGTCAAAGCGTTAAAAAATACGGTCGCGAAAGCGCAAAAAATTATCCGTTTGCAGGATGAAAACCAGCGGATTTTGAGCCGGCTTCATCATTCGGAACAAATGCACCGGTTTTTTGTAGAAAACTCTCCGGACCTCATTTTTCTGATGGATGAGGAGGGCAATTTTACCTTTTTGAATAAAGCGGCGGAAACCTTGCTCGGAGGTTCGCTGGCAGAAATGACAGGAAAGCATTATTCGCAGGTGGTCTATCAGGAAGACTGGAAAAAAGCCGAAGCGGTATTCAAAAGCAACGGCCTTTATCATCATCCTGTGACCACCCAGTTACGTTTGCAATGTCAAAATGGAGAGGGGGTAAAGCATGTTGAAATTACCTCGATGGACATTAATCCGCATTCGATCGATTTGTTCAGCCTGGCTCATGGTCAAGCCAACGCGCTGCCAAGAGTTTTTGGCGTAATCAGGAACATCCATGAGCGAAAACTGGTTGAAAACGATCTTTGCAAGCTGTATCACGCGATGGACAACAGCCCGAATCTGATTTTCATCACGAATCGGAACGGCATTATTGAATATACGAACCGTAAAATCACCGAAACGACGGGCTATTCATCAGAAGAGGTCATCGGTAAAACGCCCAAGATTTTCAGCTCCGGCTTCTCGGAGGACAGTTACATGATTTTATGGGATACCATCTCGTCAGGGCAGGTCTGGCGAGGCGTTTTGAAAAACCGGAAAAAATCCGGAGATCTTTACTGGGCGCGGGAGTCGATCGCGCCGGTGATTAATTCGGAAGGCGAAATCACCCATTATGTCTCCATCCAGGAGGATGTGACCGAAGCGCTGCAATTGACCGAGAGGCTGTCCTATCAGGCCAGCCATGATGCGTTGACGCAACTGATTAACCGGCAGGAGTTTGATCGGCGCCTCGAACGCGTCGTTGTCTTGACGGACAGCGGCATGGCTCAACATGCCTTGTGCTATATCGATCTCGATCAATTCAAGATCGTCAATGACACCTGCTGCCATGCGGCCGGAGACGAATTGCTCAGGCAAATCAGCAACTTGTTTTCGACAGTGATCCGGCGTAGCGATACGCTCGCGCGCCTGGGCGGCGACGAGTTCGCGATCTTGATGGAAAATTGTCCGCTCGAAGCGGCGTTGGCGGTAACCGATAAAATTCATCAAGCGGTCGAACAATTCCAGTTTTTTTGGCAAGACAAAAGTTTTAGGATCGGCGTCAGTATCGGCCTGGTGATGGTCGACTTATGTAAAGGCGGCGCCGATATTCACATGAAGCAGGCCGATATGGCCTGTTTTACGGCCAAGGAAGCCGGCAGAAACCGGACGCACATTTACCGGGAAGATGACAAGGCGCTGGTGCAGCACCACGGCGAGATGAATTGGGTGGTTCGGATCAATAATGCGCTGGAACAGGATCTTTTTTGTCTTTATACGCAGGATATTGTGCCGCTCGGCGCCGACGAAGGCGAGCACTGCGAAATTCTGCTGCGGATGAAGGACAAGAATGGCAATATCGTCACGGCGAATGCTTTTCTGCCGGCCGCGGAACGTTACCAATTGGCCACCAAAATCGACCGCTGGGTGATCCGCCATGTGTTCGACTATTTTACGGAGCATCGCAAACGCCTGGAGCGCTTGTCGTTGTGCTCGATCAATCTTTCCGGCGCCAGTCTGAGCGATCCTGGCCTCTTGGGTTTTATCGAAAGCGAGTATGTCAGAACGGCGATGCCGCCAGCCAAAGTCTGCTTTGAAATTACCGAAACCGCGGCGATCGCGAACCTGACGCTCGCGACCGATTTCATGAACCGCCTGAAAGAATACGGCTGCAAGTTTTCACTCGATGATTTTGGCAGCGGTTTGTCTTCATTTGCCTATCTTAAGCATATGCCGGTCGATTTTTTGAAGATCGACGGATTTTTCGTCAAAGACATTGAGCACGATTCGGTCGATCTGGCGATGGTCAAATCGATCAACGATATCGGCCATGTGCTCGGCAAAAAGACGATTGCCGAATTTGTCGAAAATCAGGTGATCCTGCAAACCCTAACCGGCTTGCAAGTCGATTATGCGCAAGGCTATTTCACCGGCAAGCCCAAGCCGCTTCACGAAGATCAAACGGCGCGGCCGGATGACCTCTGA
- a CDS encoding glutamine--tRNA ligase/YqeY domain fusion protein codes for MSTNENPSPANFVRHLISNDLKTNKHNGKVATRFPPEPNGYLHIGHAKSICLNFGLALEYNGTCNLRFDDTNPEKESDEYVEAIKRDVRWLGFEWSELRHASDYFGQLYDYAVQLIKDGKAYVDSSTPEQIRAYRGTLTEPGKASPDRSRSIEENLALFQGMRDGLYADGHYVLRAKIDMASPNINMRDPTLYRIRRVHHQRTGDDWCLYPMYDYTHCISDAIEGITHSLCTLEFEDHRPLYDWVLEQLDTPWRPQQIEFARLQLEYTIVSKRKLNQLVTEKHVSGWDDPRMPTIAGLRRAGVTPNAIRDFCERIGLTKKDSWIEMSVLEHCIREDLNQNSLRAMAVAEPLRVVITNYPDGQVENLSLGNHPQRAELGSRSVPFAKTVLIERDDFSENPLPKYKRLVPGGEVRLRGSYVIRCDEVIKDADGNIVELRGTYDPQTLGKNPEGRKVKGVIHWVSEEHSLPAELRLYDRLFSVPQPDNEENFLDALSPNSLQVLTGCRVEASLANAEPESRFQFERIGYFCLDKDSKDGNLVFNRTVTLREGWVKD; via the coding sequence ATGTCCACTAACGAGAATCCGTCGCCGGCGAATTTTGTTCGCCATCTGATCAGTAACGATTTAAAAACCAACAAACACAACGGCAAGGTCGCGACCCGCTTTCCGCCGGAACCGAACGGTTATCTGCATATCGGCCACGCCAAATCGATCTGCCTGAATTTCGGCCTCGCTCTCGAATATAACGGCACCTGCAATCTGCGTTTCGACGATACCAATCCCGAGAAGGAAAGCGATGAATATGTCGAGGCGATCAAGCGAGACGTGCGCTGGCTCGGTTTCGAGTGGAGCGAATTGCGCCATGCGTCCGACTATTTCGGCCAGCTCTATGATTATGCGGTGCAACTGATCAAAGACGGCAAGGCCTATGTCGACAGTTCGACGCCGGAGCAAATTCGCGCCTATCGCGGCACCTTGACCGAGCCGGGCAAAGCCAGTCCGGACCGCAGCCGTTCGATCGAGGAAAATCTGGCCCTATTCCAGGGCATGCGCGACGGTCTGTATGCGGACGGGCACTATGTGCTGCGCGCGAAGATCGACATGGCGTCGCCGAACATCAACATGCGCGATCCGACGCTGTACCGGATTCGCCGGGTGCATCACCAGCGTACCGGCGACGACTGGTGCCTGTATCCGATGTACGACTACACGCACTGCATTTCGGACGCGATCGAGGGCATCACGCATTCGTTGTGCACGCTCGAATTCGAAGATCACCGGCCCTTGTACGACTGGGTGCTCGAGCAACTGGATACGCCGTGGCGGCCGCAGCAAATCGAATTTGCCCGCCTGCAGCTAGAATATACGATCGTCAGCAAGCGCAAACTGAATCAATTGGTCACCGAAAAGCATGTGTCGGGCTGGGACGATCCGCGCATGCCGACGATCGCCGGGCTGCGCAGGGCGGGGGTCACACCAAACGCGATCCGCGATTTTTGCGAACGGATCGGCCTGACCAAGAAAGACTCCTGGATCGAGATGAGTGTGCTCGAACATTGCATCCGCGAGGATCTGAACCAGAACTCGCTTCGGGCCATGGCGGTCGCGGAGCCTTTGCGGGTCGTGATCACGAATTATCCGGACGGGCAGGTCGAAAACCTGAGCCTCGGCAATCATCCGCAGCGCGCTGAGCTCGGCTCACGGAGCGTTCCGTTTGCGAAAACGGTGTTGATCGAGCGCGACGACTTTTCCGAAAATCCGCTGCCGAAATACAAGCGTCTGGTGCCGGGCGGCGAAGTGCGTCTGCGCGGCTCGTATGTGATCCGCTGCGACGAGGTGATCAAGGATGCGGATGGCAATATCGTCGAACTGCGCGGCACCTACGATCCTCAGACGCTCGGCAAGAATCCGGAAGGGCGCAAGGTCAAAGGCGTGATCCACTGGGTTTCGGAGGAACATTCGCTGCCGGCGGAACTGCGTCTGTACGACCGCCTGTTCTCGGTGCCGCAGCCGGACAATGAAGAAAACTTCCTGGATGCGCTGAGCCCGAATTCATTGCAGGTCTTGACCGGCTGCCGGGTCGAAGCCAGTTTGGCGAATGCGGAGCCGGAAAGCCGTTTCCAGTTCGAACGGATCGGCTATTTCTGTCTCGACAAAGACAGCAAGGACGGCAATCTGGTGTTCAACCGGACCGTCACGCTCAGGGAAGGCTGGGTAAAGGATTGA
- a CDS encoding GDP-mannose mannosyl hydrolase: protein MHLSDRDFLEVIERTPLVSIDLVIQDDAGRVLLGWRTNEPAKNTWFVPGGRIRKNETLDAAFLRLTAAELGKAVDLEEAVPLGAYTHLYETNFAEVSGIGTHYVVLAYALRRAELPEQLPAEQHSDYCWLNADEALRDAEVHPNVLPYFEALSGLASARP from the coding sequence ATGCACCTTAGCGATCGTGATTTTTTGGAAGTGATCGAGCGGACGCCGCTGGTGTCGATCGATCTGGTCATTCAGGACGATGCCGGCCGGGTGCTGCTCGGCTGGCGCACCAACGAACCGGCAAAAAACACCTGGTTTGTGCCAGGCGGGCGCATCCGTAAAAATGAAACGCTGGACGCCGCATTCCTGCGCCTCACCGCTGCCGAACTGGGCAAGGCGGTCGACCTTGAAGAAGCGGTGCCGCTTGGCGCCTATACGCATTTGTACGAAACCAATTTCGCCGAAGTGAGCGGCATCGGCACCCATTATGTGGTGCTGGCCTATGCACTGCGCCGAGCCGAACTGCCCGAACAGCTGCCCGCGGAACAGCACAGCGATTATTGCTGGCTGAATGCTGACGAGGCGCTCCGCGATGCGGAAGTACATCCGAATGTATTGCCGTATTTTGAAGCCCTTTCAGGATTAGCCTCCGCCAGGCCATGA